One Bacillota bacterium DNA segment encodes these proteins:
- the fliY gene encoding flagellar motor switch phosphatase FliY has translation MADKLLMQEEIDALLSMNPEQNPDESQTEVSQAEGSAEASSPAASYDSVFTGEEKDALGEIGNISMGSAATCLSEILNRKVSITYPRVSVSGYDDLVKGFVVPYTAIKVRYTEGLTGSSFLVIKTDDVAIIADLMMGGDGHNPPAELGELELSAVSEAMNQMMGAAATSMADMYKKLISIAPPEATVFSQDEWAGHVDLGVEDPIVVVSFKMTIGELLDTEFMQIKGVSEAKEEVSLLWQGVVPRSKDMPDTPEEAIETQIEDLEGTESPEEQPVLPVGPAPSPKAAPAERTAAVPSNIDQTKLDLILDIPLKVTVVLGRTRRPIKDVLALGPGNIVELATLADEPVEVLVNGTLVARGEVVVVNENFGVQITSIITPQERLLYLSSKS, from the coding sequence TTGGCTGATAAGTTGCTGATGCAGGAAGAGATAGACGCGCTTCTGAGCATGAATCCGGAGCAGAATCCTGACGAGTCCCAGACTGAAGTGTCCCAGGCTGAAGGTTCGGCGGAAGCTTCTTCTCCCGCCGCTTCTTACGACAGCGTCTTCACTGGTGAAGAAAAAGACGCTCTCGGCGAAATCGGGAACATTTCCATGGGTTCTGCTGCCACCTGTCTTTCCGAGATCCTTAATCGAAAGGTCAGCATTACCTACCCACGGGTCAGTGTGTCCGGTTACGATGACCTGGTAAAGGGCTTCGTCGTCCCGTATACGGCCATCAAGGTTCGTTATACCGAAGGCCTCACGGGTTCGAGTTTTCTGGTTATCAAGACCGATGACGTGGCGATAATCGCCGACCTTATGATGGGGGGGGACGGACATAATCCCCCCGCCGAATTAGGCGAACTGGAACTGAGTGCGGTTTCCGAGGCGATGAACCAGATGATGGGCGCCGCAGCCACGTCTATGGCCGATATGTATAAGAAGTTAATAAGTATCGCTCCGCCCGAAGCCACTGTTTTCAGTCAGGATGAGTGGGCCGGGCACGTGGATTTAGGGGTGGAGGACCCCATCGTCGTTGTATCCTTCAAGATGACCATAGGTGAGCTTCTTGACACCGAATTCATGCAGATAAAGGGTGTTTCAGAGGCAAAGGAGGAAGTTTCTCTCCTGTGGCAGGGTGTTGTGCCGCGGTCGAAAGACATGCCGGATACTCCGGAAGAAGCCATAGAGACACAAATTGAAGATCTGGAAGGGACGGAATCGCCGGAGGAACAACCGGTTCTGCCGGTTGGCCCTGCGCCGTCACCGAAAGCCGCACCGGCGGAACGCACCGCCGCCGTACCGTCCAATATTGACCAAACCAAGCTGGATCTTATTCTGGACATACCGCTCAAAGTAACCGTGGTTTTAGGGCGGACGAGGCGGCCGATTAAGGATGTTCTGGCTCTCGGGCCCGGGAATATCGTGGAACTGGCGACGCTGGCCGACGAACCGGTGGAGGTTTTGGTCAACGGTACGCTTGTGGCCCGGGGAGAGGTAGTCGTTGTCAACGAGAATTTTGGTGTTCAAATCACCAGCATCATCACTCCCCAGGAAAGACTCCTGTACCTCAGTAGCAAAAGCTGA